The DNA sequence GTTATGACCTGGTTTTAAGTGATGTAAAAATGCCAGAGATAGATGGCTTGGAGCTGCTCCAGCAGATCGGTCTGCTATACCCTGATCTCACCACGGTTATGTTATCTGCTTTTGCCACTATTCGGGATGCGGTGGCGGCTATCAAGTTAGGGGCCTTCGATTATATTGCCAAGCCCGTTTATCCGGAGGATCTTTTGTATTCCATTGAGCGGGCTCTTAAGTTTAACGAGCTGCGTCAGGCGACCCAAGAACTGGAATGGACATTAAAAGGGGCTGAAGCGTTGGGTTTGCAGGTCCTGGAGCTGGCCCCGGAGGCGGATGAGTTTCAAATTTTGGAAAGTATCCGTCAGGAGGCCAAGCAGATCGAGGACCTGAACCAGCTATCCGAGATTTTTTTACAGGGTGCCCAGAAAATTACGATGGCTTCCCGAGGATCAATCTTTCTTTTCGATCAGGAGGGGATTCATCTTAAATGTACCGCGAGAAGTGATAATCAGAATTATGACATCGATCTGAAAAGCATTCGACCCGGAGAAGGCGTCATGGGTTACGTCCTGCAAACCGGACGGCCATTACTCGTAGCCGATGTGGCCCTGGAGCCTCGATTCTATCATCATCAGAAGCGCAAACGCTATGCCACCAACAGCTTTGTCGTCGCGCCGATTATTGGGGAAAAGAGTTGGGGCGTGATCAATCTGGCTGATCGTTGTGACCTGAAGGAATTTAGTCCCCGGGAACTCTTTTTAGTCTGGCTGTTGGCCCGGATATTTGCAGAAAACCTGCAACACCGCGAATATGAAGCAAAAAGCCGCAGTATCGATGCTCTCTTGAAGTCATCTCGCGCTGAGCTGATAGATGTCAGAGAATGTTTTGATCATCTCAGTACCCCAGTTTCTATGGGTTTGGCGGTAGTGGATCAGAATTTAAAGATCTGTTACCTTAATCCGACATTTGTCAGATTATGTGACCGGAGAAAATCCCGCGTTGGCTCAGAGATCTTTTCTTTTATGAAGGGACTCTCATCTTCGGATCATAAGAGATTGCAACAGTGTTTCGAGAGGATTTTTCAAGGGGAGAAAGCCATAGATTGTGGTCGGATAGCCATGGCCCATGCGGAGCACGGGAATAGCATCTGTTTAGCGCAACTGATGCGGTTCGACTCGCCGGCTCTCGGTCAACAGATCATGATTGTTTTGGAGGATATTACTGAGATATCACAGATGCAGCAGCGATTGGCTCTTTATGAGCACCTGGCGATCATGGGAAAGTTATCCACCTGTGTGGTGCATGAACTGAATAATCCCTTAGACGGGGTCAAGAGATATATCTCTTTGGCGCAGTTGAAGAAAGACAGCAGCGAGGACGTTGCGAGGTATTTATCAGAAGCCCAAAAAGGTTTGCAAAAGATGTCGTTGGCAATCAGTTCGATCTTGAATGTGGCCAATCCGAACCGTATTTTGAAGACTCAAGACACCCTCCTCAGCCAACTGCGTGAAGCCGTCAAGATATTGCTTTTGCAGACCAAAGAACAGCGGGTGGAGATTGTGTTGTCAACAGCGCCGATTTTTGAAGAGATATCTTTCGGCACAGACCTCTATACGGTTTTTGTAAATCTTATCAAGAACGCTATTCAGGCTATGTCGGAGGGTGGCAAGGTAGAAATCATCGGTCAAGAACGTAAAGATGATCTTGAGATACACTTTAAGGATAACGGTCCGGGGATAGATCCCAAAAACTTGGAAAATATCTTCAAACCATTTTTTACGACAAAGAGCGAGGGGCAGGGTTTGGGCCTTGGGTTGGCCATTTGTCAAAAGATAGTTGCACGTTATCATGGCCATATATCCCTGCAAAGTGTTTTAGGTCAGGGTTCTGATTTTATTGTCAGGTTGCCGTTGCCTGATGAGTTCCATGCCAAAGCACCGAAAGATCGGTTTGCGAGGGTTACCCATTGAGAAAAAAAGATATTTTAGTCGTCGATGATGATGAATTGGTATGCAATTCATTACGAGAGATGCTTGGCATAGAGGGATATGAAGTCGATTCGACGTTAGATGGCATGGATGCCCTGCAAAAACTGCGTGAAACGAAGTATTCGCTTATCCTTTCTGATATACGTATGCCGAGCATAGATGGTATAGAACTGCTTAAGGAAGTCAGAGGTAATAGCGTCGATTCATTGTTAATTTTTATAACCGGTCATGGTCACATCGACGGCGCGGTGGAGGCGATAAAATTAGGAGCGTATGATTACATTACAAAACCTATTGATGATCTCCGTCTTAAATTGACGATCAAGCGGGCGCTTGAGCAGAAACAATTGCTGGCATCGATCAGATCCTTAAAGAAAAAAATCCGGCCGTGGGAGTTGGATGAGCGTATTATCATTAAAGATAGGAAGATGACGGAACTCCTGGATATTATCCATATGGTTTCTGATACGATGGCAACCATTCTGATAACCGGTGAATCCGGCACCGGCAAATCCATTTTGGCCAAGTATATTCATCGCCATTCCATGCGCAGTGACGGACCTTATGTGGAGTTGAGTTGCGGCACATTAGCTGAGACACTCTTGGAGAGCGAGCTTTTTGGTCATGTTAGGGGAGCGTTTACGAACGCTATGCGCGATAAAAAAGGAAAATTTGAGGAGGCTGGCGGTGGGACTATTTTTCTCGATGACATCAATTGCGCCTCTCTCAACTGTCAGATCAAACTCCTGCGGGTATTGCAGGAAAAGATTTTCGAGCGGGTCGGCGGCAATGAATCCATTCCTACCGATGTCCGGATTATTACTGCAACCAATACCCCACTGACTGAGGAAGTTGAAAAAAAGAGATTTAGAGAGGACCTCTACCATCGGATAAACGTCGTATCGCTTTTTATTCCACCGCTCCGGGAGAGGCTTGGAGATATCGAACCGCTGATAGAATATTTTATCAAACGTTTTAATGAAGCCCACAATAAAAAGGTCAGAGGAATTTCCAAGAGCGCCCTGCAATTATGTTACAATTTCCAATGGCCCGGCAATGTCCGACAGTTGGAAAACGTTATTGAACGTTCAGTTATTCTGGCGCAAGGGGATTTCATCATTCCGGAGGGGCTGCCCGAGGAGCTAAGGCAAGATCCGATGCGTAGTGTAGAGTCGGAAGACTTGACTCTTGCGGTTGCAGTTGCTGAGGCAGAGAAGAGAATCCTCTTCAGATGTTTAAAGCAGAATAACTGGAATCGACAGACAACGGCTCAGATGTTGGGGATTAGCCGGACTACCCTGTTCAATAAGATGCGTCAACATCAGATCGAAGACCCCCGTAAAAATAACGAGACCTACAATTAGTTAGTGCCCATCCGGAAACTGCGGCGGTGGCCCTGGCAGCACAAAGGGGAAAACGGAAATATTGATTGTAGAGGCGGGGTTATCACGCCTCTAACCCGCTTTATTCATGGTATTTTGAAAAAGATAGCTAACTCATTTTAATGCCATAGATTAACAGGCTTACCTGAAATACAGACTGTTTTTTTTGCACAGGCTGGAAAGCCTGTGCCACCGGGTATATGGGATTTTGATGAATTATCCGGGCTAAAAGGGATTACCCAAAAAATAAAGGACTTTCCGGATGGAGACTGGTTAACCTACTGGTGGCCGCCAGCCCCGGCGGCTCGAGAGAATTATTCTATGTACGACAATTACCATGAACTTGTGGCTTGGGATCATGCCCACCTTTGGCATCCCTTTACCCAGATGCAGGGTTTTCGGCAGGAAGAGCTTCTTATTATCCGGAGTGGTCAGGGGGTTTATCTGTATGATATCCACGGCAACCGTTATTTAGATGGTGTATCTTCGCTCTGGACAAATGTGCACGGCCACCGCCATCCGGAGTTGGATACTGCCATCAAGGAACAGCTCGGCAGGATTGCCCACACCACCATGCTGGGGTTAGCCAATGTTCCTGCCATTCAGGTGGCCCGGCGCCTGGTGGAGATAACTCCTCCAGGTTTGGATAAGGTTTTTTTCTCAGACAACGGCTCTACTGCGGTCGAAGCGGCCTTGAAAATCGCCTACCAATATTGGCAATTACGGGGTGAGCGCCAAAGGCGGCTTTTTATCAGGCTCAAAGAGGCTTACCATGGGGACACGTTAGGGGCCGTCTCTGTCGGGGGTATCCGTCTCTTCCATTGGATATTTAAAGACCTGCTACTTCTTCCGACGGCCGAGGCCCCCAATCCCTATTGTTACCGCTGTCCGGAGCAGCAAAACTGTCAAGGTCAATGTTTACAGGCCCTGGAGGCCCTTGTTGACGCCCGCAGGCATGAGACGGTCGCCATTATTCTGGAGCCGGTGATGCAGGGGGCGGGTGGTATGATTCCTCAGCCCCCGGGATACCTGAAGAAGGTTCGTCAGATTGCTGATCACTATAAAGTGCTGCTTATCGCTGATGAAGTGGCCACCGGGTTCGGGCGTACCGGCAAGATGTTTGCCTGTGAACATGAAGGCGTCTCACCGGACCTGCTCTGCCTGGCCAAGGGCCTGACCGGCGGATATCTTCCCCTGGCGGCTACCTTGGCTACCGAAGATATCTATCAGGCATTTTTAGGGGAATTTGCCGATTTTAAGGCCTTCTTTCACGGCCACACCTATACAGGCAATCCCTTGGCCGCGGCCGCCGCTTTAGCCAGCCTGCGATTGTTTGAGGAGCAGCGGGTCATCGATCATCTTCAGGACAAAATTGCCTATCTGACTACCAGGCTAGCAGAGTGGAGCCAACATCCGCACATCGGAGATATCCGCCAGCGCGGCTTTATGGTGGGCATTGAATTGGTGCTGGATAAAAACACCAAGGAGCCCTACCCGGCAAAGGAGCGTCGGGGGCATCAGGTAACCCTGGCTGCCAGAAAATTGGGGGCCATCCTACGACCGCTGGCGGATGTGGTTGTCCTTATGCCGCCCCTGAGCATATCTCTGGATGAATTAAAAAGCCTCCTCGATATTACCATTCAGGCTATTGATCAGGCCTGCCAATGAGGGCTTGGCATGGCTAAAGGCTAATCTGACGCGGTTGCAATGATCCCTGCCACCGGTGGTGCGTCGATCTATCTAAAGATATCCCTCCCACTAGCAGACTCTTTTTAACCCCTACGATTTAAGTAATCCTCCACTCGCGCGAGATCCTCAGGTACGTCAACCTCAAGGGTCTCACCGGTCGTTTTTACTACTTTAATTGGATGTCCATGTTCCAGGGCGCGCAGTTGCTCCAGTTTTTCGGCAGTTTCCCAGATCCCCGGCGGGAGCTGGACAAAACGTTGGAGAAATTCGTGCCGATAGACGTAAATGCCGATATGCTTGTAATAAACGGCATCTTGCGTGTCATCGCGATAATGTGGAATAGGGGAGCGGGAAAAATATAAAGCAAAATTGCGATGATCGAAGACAACTTTTACGATATTGGGATTGACGGCCGCTGCCGGATCGGATAGCTGGCGTATAGGGGTAGCCATATCGGTTTCCGGTTCCTGTAGGAGGGGGGCGATTACCTGAGTAATCAAAGAGGGTGGGAAAACCGGCTGATCACCCTGGATATTGACTACCAAGGCCTCCTGAGACAGGCCGATAATCTCGGCGGCCTCGGCCAGCCGGTCGCTGCCGGAAAGATGATTCTTCGAGGTTAAAATATACTTTCCTCCAAACGAATGAACGCACCGGCCAATGCGATCATCGTCCGTGGCCACATAAATCTCGGAGAGGTCCGGAACCTGCCCGGCCTGTTCATACACCCATTGAATCATCGGTTTCCCGGCGATGAGGGCCAGAGGTTTTCCGGGAAAGCGGCTAGAGTCGTAGCGAGCCGGAATTATCGCCACAATCTGCATACTGGTCTCCTTCGGGTTTGAGGGAATCTTCAAGTACTCCTGATTCGTATCTTAACCCCTGGGGTTTGTCAAAAAATATCTTAAGGAGGGTTTTCTCCCGGTGTAATATGTTCAGATAACTTGACATCAACAATATTAATCTTACCTTAATGAGTAATATTGTTGCCGGTTTCCGGTAAAAAGATCTAGTAGAATTAAATTATTATGGTCACAGTTGGTTTCGGGACAGACCGAAATTGGTACAGTTACATTCTGCTAGGGCGCAAACCGTGGGAGGATAAGCATTACCATGCGATTTGACAAGTTCACCATTAAAGCCCAACAGGCTGTCCAGGGAGCTCATGAGTTAGCCCAGACCATGAGCCAGGCGCAGGTGGAGGCGGGGCATCTGTTAAGGACTTTGCTAGCCCAGGAAGATGGTCTGGTAAGACCTCTCATCAAAAAGATGGAGGTCGAACCTCAGAAGGTCATTCAGGGGGTTGAAGATATCATAACCAGGTATCCCCGGGTATCCGGGGCGGCGCAACTCTACCTTGCGCCAGAATTAAACCAGGTCTTGGACGATGCCTATAAACAGGCCACCCAGATGCGGGATGATTACGTTTCTACCGAGCACCTGTTTCTGGCCCTGACAAGAGCCAAGAACAGCGATGTGGGGCGCCTGCTTGCTTCTTTGGGTATTCATCCCGAGGCTGTCATGCAGGCCCTGGCCGCTCTGAGGGGTTCCCAAAGGGTTACTGATCAATCACCGGAGGAGAAGTTTCAACCATTGGAGAAATATGGCCGGGATCTGACTGAGTTGGCCAGAGCCGGCAAGCTTGACCCGGTTATCGGTCGAGATATGGAGATCCGCCGCATCATGCAGGTTCTCTCCCGCCGGACAAAAAATAATCCGGTGCTCATCGGCGAAGCGGGAGTGGGCAAGACTGCGATAGTAGAGGGATTGGCGCAACGGATCGTCAATGGCGACGTTCCCGAGACACTCAAGGACAAACAGATCGTTACCCTGGATATGGGAGCCCTTATCGCCGGCAGCAAGTATCGGGGGGAGTTCGAAGATAGATTGAAGGCAGTAGTCAAAGAGGTTGTGGAATCGGATGGCAAGATCATTCTGTTTATCGATGAGATGCACACCCTTGTGGGGGCCGGTGCTGCCGAGGGTGCCGTGGATGCCTCGAACATGTTAAAGCCGCCCCTGGCTCGGGGGGAACTCCGCTGCATTGGCGCGACCACGTTGAACGAGTACCGGAAATATATCGAAAAAGATGCAGCCCTGGAGAGGCGGTTCCAGCCCATTTTAGCTGTTGAACCCTCGGTAGAGGATACTATTTCTATCCTGCGGGGCCTGAAGGAGCGCTACGAGGTGCACCACGGAGTTCGCATCAAAGACAGCGCCATCATCGCCGCGGCGACGCTCTCAAAACGATATATCACCGACCGTTTCCTGCCGGACAAGGCCGTGGATTTAATCGATGAGGCGGCCAGCAAGCTGCGTATTGAGATCGACAGCCTGCCGGCGGAAATTGACGAAGTGGAGCGCCGCATCCGCCAGGAAGAGATTGAGCGTCAGGCTCTCAAAAAGGAAAATGATCCGGCCTCGCTTGAGCGTTTGGAGAAGATCGATCGGTCTCTGGCCGACCTGAAAGAACAGACGGCGGCCATGAAGGTGCGTTGGCAACAGGAGAAAGACGCCATCACCCATATCCGTGAGATCAAAGAACAGATTGAGCAGACCAAGATCTCCGAAGCGCAGGCGGAGCGTCAAGGCGATCTAGCCAAAGCGGCCGAATTGCGCTACGGTGCCCTGTTGAATCTGCAGAAACAACTGGAAGCTGAAAACCATAAACTGGCCGAACTGCAAAGAGATGGCGCCATGCTGAAGGAAGAGGTGGATGCCGAAGACGTCGCCGAAGTGGTGGCCAAATGGACGGGAATTCCTGTGACCCGGCTGCTGGAAGGCGAAAAAATGAAGCTGGTGCATATGGAAGAACGACTGGCAAACCGCGTGGTGGGCCAGAGCGAGGCGGTGCAAGCGGTCTCAAATGCCGTTCGCCGCGCCCGCTCCGGCATCCAGGATCCCAACCGGCCCATGGGTTCTTTCATCTTTATGGGACCCACGGGTGTTGGCAAGACCGAGTTGGCCCGCGCCCTGGCCGAATTTCTCTTTGATTCCGAACAGGCTATGATCCGATTGGATATGTCCGAATATATGGAGAAGCATACCGTTTCGCGCCTTATCGGGGCGCCCCCGGGCTATGTAGGCTATGAGGAGGGAGGCCAGTTGACCGAGGCAGTGCGACGCCGGCCTTACTCGGTCATCCTCTTCGATGAGATCGAAAAAGCGCATCCTGAAGTCTTCGACGCCCTGCTGCAGATCCTGGATGACGGCCGCATGACGGACGGGCATGGCCGGACGGTAGATTTTAAGAACACCATCCTGATCATGACCTCGAATATCGGCAGCCAATACATCATGGAAGTGACAGATGAAGAAGAGATGCGCCGTAAGGTCATGGAGGCCTTGCGTTTCCATTTTAAACCGGAATTCCTCAACCGGGTGGACGATATCATCATCTTCCACCGTCTGGATAAAGCGCATCTCAGGCAGATCGTTGACCTGCAGGTCCAGAAGCTGGTCCGGCGGTTGGAGGAGCACGGCATCCGCCTTGAACTCACCGATAGGGCCCGCGACTTCCTGGCCGAGGCCGGGTTTGATCCGGTTTATGGCGCTCGACCGTTGCGGCGGGCAATTCAGCGTCAGGTGCAGGATAGTTTGGCCAAACTTATGCTCAGCGGTGAGTTTATTGAGGGAGACACTGTACAAATCGATGCAGATGCCGCGGGTTTGACATTCGCCAGAACCTAGATGCACTAAGCTATTGAGATGGACCTGATGTTACCCGCGCATCATGAAAATAATCTGCCGGTGGCACGGGCGTTCTAGCCTGTGCAGCGATCATGTTCCGACTGCGGCGGGAGGCACTGCGCTTTTCCACCCTACCAATTTAGTTTCTAGGGTGGGTCTGAGACCCACCCTGCAAGAAAAAAATTTCCCACTCTACTATTTTTCCGTTATTCCAAGCCTATTGCCTACCCGAGGCTCGCGTATAGATTGTCGAATTGTCTTGGCTGATCGCATTCCTTCCGATTATACTTGCTAATTGAACATATCATGTTAGCTTAATAAGAAATTCGAGGTAGCTGTTTCAGGCTTCGAGA is a window from the Desulfobacca acetoxidans DSM 11109 genome containing:
- a CDS encoding sigma-54-dependent transcriptional regulator; amino-acid sequence: MRKKDILVVDDDELVCNSLREMLGIEGYEVDSTLDGMDALQKLRETKYSLILSDIRMPSIDGIELLKEVRGNSVDSLLIFITGHGHIDGAVEAIKLGAYDYITKPIDDLRLKLTIKRALEQKQLLASIRSLKKKIRPWELDERIIIKDRKMTELLDIIHMVSDTMATILITGESGTGKSILAKYIHRHSMRSDGPYVELSCGTLAETLLESELFGHVRGAFTNAMRDKKGKFEEAGGGTIFLDDINCASLNCQIKLLRVLQEKIFERVGGNESIPTDVRIITATNTPLTEEVEKKRFREDLYHRINVVSLFIPPLRERLGDIEPLIEYFIKRFNEAHNKKVRGISKSALQLCYNFQWPGNVRQLENVIERSVILAQGDFIIPEGLPEELRQDPMRSVESEDLTLAVAVAEAEKRILFRCLKQNNWNRQTTAQMLGISRTTLFNKMRQHQIEDPRKNNETYN
- the clpB gene encoding ATP-dependent chaperone ClpB — its product is MRFDKFTIKAQQAVQGAHELAQTMSQAQVEAGHLLRTLLAQEDGLVRPLIKKMEVEPQKVIQGVEDIITRYPRVSGAAQLYLAPELNQVLDDAYKQATQMRDDYVSTEHLFLALTRAKNSDVGRLLASLGIHPEAVMQALAALRGSQRVTDQSPEEKFQPLEKYGRDLTELARAGKLDPVIGRDMEIRRIMQVLSRRTKNNPVLIGEAGVGKTAIVEGLAQRIVNGDVPETLKDKQIVTLDMGALIAGSKYRGEFEDRLKAVVKEVVESDGKIILFIDEMHTLVGAGAAEGAVDASNMLKPPLARGELRCIGATTLNEYRKYIEKDAALERRFQPILAVEPSVEDTISILRGLKERYEVHHGVRIKDSAIIAAATLSKRYITDRFLPDKAVDLIDEAASKLRIEIDSLPAEIDEVERRIRQEEIERQALKKENDPASLERLEKIDRSLADLKEQTAAMKVRWQQEKDAITHIREIKEQIEQTKISEAQAERQGDLAKAAELRYGALLNLQKQLEAENHKLAELQRDGAMLKEEVDAEDVAEVVAKWTGIPVTRLLEGEKMKLVHMEERLANRVVGQSEAVQAVSNAVRRARSGIQDPNRPMGSFIFMGPTGVGKTELARALAEFLFDSEQAMIRLDMSEYMEKHTVSRLIGAPPGYVGYEEGGQLTEAVRRRPYSVILFDEIEKAHPEVFDALLQILDDGRMTDGHGRTVDFKNTILIMTSNIGSQYIMEVTDEEEMRRKVMEALRFHFKPEFLNRVDDIIIFHRLDKAHLRQIVDLQVQKLVRRLEEHGIRLELTDRARDFLAEAGFDPVYGARPLRRAIQRQVQDSLAKLMLSGEFIEGDTVQIDADAAGLTFART
- a CDS encoding response regulator, coding for MPKSAKILVVDDESAVLEIIRKILVDRGYIVDVASNGLEALKFLEKSRYDLVLSDVKMPEIDGLELLQQIGLLYPDLTTVMLSAFATIRDAVAAIKLGAFDYIAKPVYPEDLLYSIERALKFNELRQATQELEWTLKGAEALGLQVLELAPEADEFQILESIRQEAKQIEDLNQLSEIFLQGAQKITMASRGSIFLFDQEGIHLKCTARSDNQNYDIDLKSIRPGEGVMGYVLQTGRPLLVADVALEPRFYHHQKRKRYATNSFVVAPIIGEKSWGVINLADRCDLKEFSPRELFLVWLLARIFAENLQHREYEAKSRSIDALLKSSRAELIDVRECFDHLSTPVSMGLAVVDQNLKICYLNPTFVRLCDRRKSRVGSEIFSFMKGLSSSDHKRLQQCFERIFQGEKAIDCGRIAMAHAEHGNSICLAQLMRFDSPALGQQIMIVLEDITEISQMQQRLALYEHLAIMGKLSTCVVHELNNPLDGVKRYISLAQLKKDSSEDVARYLSEAQKGLQKMSLAISSILNVANPNRILKTQDTLLSQLREAVKILLLQTKEQRVEIVLSTAPIFEEISFGTDLYTVFVNLIKNAIQAMSEGGKVEIIGQERKDDLEIHFKDNGPGIDPKNLENIFKPFFTTKSEGQGLGLGLAICQKIVARYHGHISLQSVLGQGSDFIVRLPLPDEFHAKAPKDRFARVTH
- the bioA gene encoding adenosylmethionine--8-amino-7-oxononanoate transaminase, with the protein product MPPGIWDFDELSGLKGITQKIKDFPDGDWLTYWWPPAPAARENYSMYDNYHELVAWDHAHLWHPFTQMQGFRQEELLIIRSGQGVYLYDIHGNRYLDGVSSLWTNVHGHRHPELDTAIKEQLGRIAHTTMLGLANVPAIQVARRLVEITPPGLDKVFFSDNGSTAVEAALKIAYQYWQLRGERQRRLFIRLKEAYHGDTLGAVSVGGIRLFHWIFKDLLLLPTAEAPNPYCYRCPEQQNCQGQCLQALEALVDARRHETVAIILEPVMQGAGGMIPQPPGYLKKVRQIADHYKVLLIADEVATGFGRTGKMFACEHEGVSPDLLCLAKGLTGGYLPLAATLATEDIYQAFLGEFADFKAFFHGHTYTGNPLAAAAALASLRLFEEQRVIDHLQDKIAYLTTRLAEWSQHPHIGDIRQRGFMVGIELVLDKNTKEPYPAKERRGHQVTLAARKLGAILRPLADVVVLMPPLSISLDELKSLLDITIQAIDQACQ
- the kdsB gene encoding 3-deoxy-manno-octulosonate cytidylyltransferase, with translation MQIVAIIPARYDSSRFPGKPLALIAGKPMIQWVYEQAGQVPDLSEIYVATDDDRIGRCVHSFGGKYILTSKNHLSGSDRLAEAAEIIGLSQEALVVNIQGDQPVFPPSLITQVIAPLLQEPETDMATPIRQLSDPAAAVNPNIVKVVFDHRNFALYFSRSPIPHYRDDTQDAVYYKHIGIYVYRHEFLQRFVQLPPGIWETAEKLEQLRALEHGHPIKVVKTTGETLEVDVPEDLARVEDYLNRRG